In Mucilaginibacter sp. KACC 22063, the genomic stretch CCCAGAGATTGAAGATGACTGGCATAACTTCTCGGCGCTTAACTTCCCGGACGAGCACCCTGCCCGCGATATGCAGGATACCTTCTTTATTAAGAAAAACACAGGTAAGGATGACATTGCCCTGCGTACGCATACCTCATCGGTACAGGTGCGCATGATGGAGAATGGCAAACCACCGTTCCGTGCCATTATGCCAGGCCGTGTTTACCGTAACGAAGCTATTTCGGCACGTGCACATTGTTTCTTCCACCAGGTAGAGGGTTTATACGTTGACGAGAACGTTTCATTTGCCGACTTAAAGCAGACTTTATATCACTTTGTGCAGGAGCTTTACGGCGAAGGTACCAAGGTGCGTTTTCGCCCTTCGTACTTCCCGTTTACCGAGCCCTCAGCAGAGATGGATATTTCATGTACCATTTGTAAGGGCGCTGGCTGTAACATGTGTAAGCATACCGGCTGGGTAGAAATTTTAGGCTGCGGTATGGTTGACCCTAACGTTCTGGAAAACTGTGGCATCGACAGCGCTAAATACACAGGCTTTGCTTTTGGTATGGGTGTTGAGCGTATTGCCAACCTTAAATATGTGATCCGCGACTTGCGCTTGTTCTCAGAAAACGACGTACGCTTCCTGAAACAGTTTAAAACAGAAATGATATGAGGTTTAAGTTAGGTGTATTGCTGTTGATGATGGTGGGTTTGTTATCGTGCGGTAAAGGCGATACATCTGGCATACCTTATGTAGCTGTAAATTTTCAGGGCCAGTTATCTGACCCTAATCTCAGCAGACTGAACAGTATAGGTGGTTCGGTAGTAGTAAACGGATATGGCGTAGCAGGCTTGGTTATATTTCATAATCCAAGCGGCGGCTTTGCCGCTTATGACCGTTGCAGCAGTTATCAGCCTGAAAAAAAATGTGCCGTAAATATTGATCCAGACCTGTCATCGCAGGCGGTTGACCCTTGCAGTGGCTC encodes the following:
- the pheS gene encoding phenylalanine--tRNA ligase subunit alpha; this translates as MQQQIDQYTAEINAFSPANADELEAFRIKYLGTKGLIKDLFEQFKSVGPEEKRTYGKVLNQFKQMAEAKYTELKEQFDSQTVSTKSDIDLTLPGSGLEVGSRHPLSLVQSEIVDIFKRLGFVVAEGPEIEDDWHNFSALNFPDEHPARDMQDTFFIKKNTGKDDIALRTHTSSVQVRMMENGKPPFRAIMPGRVYRNEAISARAHCFFHQVEGLYVDENVSFADLKQTLYHFVQELYGEGTKVRFRPSYFPFTEPSAEMDISCTICKGAGCNMCKHTGWVEILGCGMVDPNVLENCGIDSAKYTGFAFGMGVERIANLKYVIRDLRLFSENDVRFLKQFKTEMI